From a region of the Candidatus Palauibacter soopunensis genome:
- a CDS encoding VirB8/TrbF family protein: MTKRDKDAGREYAEIWGEAVQANRKLRTILIFLSASIVLGVFVLLRIAGAEPPKPIVVRVDEVGRAEALAYEAATAQADPLDPTTKYFLNRFVHDFHSRRRATAQEQWTRSLRFLSTDLANAAFQRDGAEVASVAAGTADTETEVEQVVLRIHPAPEPPHGATADFDLVHLRGEQELRRERWSLTLRFEFLDSIPPELVVHNPMGLLVTYMRADRALVTGDER, encoded by the coding sequence ATGACGAAACGAGACAAGGACGCGGGCCGCGAGTACGCCGAGATCTGGGGCGAGGCCGTGCAGGCGAACCGGAAGCTCCGGACGATCCTGATCTTCCTCTCGGCAAGCATCGTCCTTGGGGTATTCGTGCTGCTTCGGATCGCGGGCGCGGAGCCGCCCAAGCCCATCGTCGTCCGTGTGGACGAGGTGGGCCGCGCCGAGGCGCTGGCCTACGAAGCCGCGACCGCTCAGGCCGATCCGCTCGATCCGACCACGAAATACTTCCTGAACCGGTTCGTCCACGACTTCCACTCGCGGCGGCGTGCGACGGCGCAGGAGCAATGGACCCGGAGCCTCCGGTTCCTGAGCACGGATCTGGCGAACGCGGCGTTCCAGAGGGACGGCGCGGAGGTCGCGAGCGTGGCGGCGGGGACCGCCGACACCGAGACCGAGGTCGAGCAGGTCGTGCTCCGCATCCACCCCGCGCCCGAGCCGCCGCACGGCGCGACGGCGGACTTCGACCTCGTGCACCTGAGGGGCGAACAGGAGCTGCGCCGCGAGCGCTGGTCGCTCACGCTCCGGTTTGAGTTCCTCGATTCGATCCCGCCCGAGCTGGTCGTCCACAACCCGATGGGGCTCCTCGTCACCTACATGCGCGCCGACCGGGCGCTCGTGACGGGGGACGAGCGATGA